Below is a genomic region from Citrobacter europaeus.
CAGACCTCTTCAGGCTGTTTCCGCGCCGAGATAAAGACCAGCAGCAGCGCAAGCCCCGCCACAATCGCCCCCATCACCGGCACAAAACTGTAGCCTAAACCACCGGAAATCACCGCCCCACCGGCTGCGGCACCCAGTGCGTTCCCCAGGTTAAATGCGCCAATATTGACTGAGGATGATAATCCAGGCGCTTCGCTGGCAACGCGCATCACACGCATCTGCAACGGTGGAACGACGGCAAACGTCGCCGCGCCCCAGACCACCATACTGACCGCCGCGCCCAGCTCATTTCGCGCAAGCAAAGGAATGGCCAGCATAATAACCATCAACAGCAGTAAAAAGCCTTTCAGCGTACCGTTCACTGAACGGTCAGCCAGTTTGCCGCCAAAGTAGTTACCGATCGAGAAGCCAACGCCTATCAGCACCAGCATACCGGTGACAAATGCCGGTGTGGCATGGGTGATAGTATGCAACACCGGTGAGATGTAGGTATAAAGCGTGAACATCGCCCCGGCGCCCAGAACGGTCGTCAGCAGTGCCGACAGCACCTGCGGGCGCATAAGTACCGCCAGTTCACTACGGACATCCGGGCGCTCTCCTGCCCCACCTTTGGGTAATGAGAAGAACAGGCTGACCATCGCGATGACCCCAAGACCCGCCGTTGCCATAAACGACATGCGCCAGCCGATGGTTTCACCAAGCCAGGTTGCCGCCGGAACTCCGCCAATATTGGCAATGGTTAACCCCATAAACATGGTTGCCACGGCGCTGGCCTGCTTATGTTTGGGTACCACGCTTGCAGCAACCACAGAGCCAAGACCAAAAAATGCCCCGTGATTCAGACTGGTCAAAATACGCGATAACATCAGCGTGGTGTAATCCGGTGAGATAGCCGAGAGCACGTTACCCAGCGTAAAAATCGCCATCAGGAATATCAACGCATTACGTCGCGCACGATGAGACAGCAATAATGTCATCAGCGGAGCGCCCACCATTACGCCAACCGCATACGCGCTGATCAACATGCCGGCCGCCGGAATCGAGACATCCACACCTTTGGCTATGACGGGCAATAATCCCATTGGCGAAAATTCGGTGGTACCAATGCCAAACGCGCCGATCGCCAGCGCCAGTAATGGAAAATTGAGTTTCATATTGCGACTCCGTAACGTCGAGCCATGGCGCGACATAAAATAAGAGTCAAAAGCATGACATTGATCGCAAAATTAATAAAGTTAACAAAACTGCAAAAGACTTTTGCTTATTCGCAAACAATAGAGTGGAAAAGCCAGCGGAAAGGATGAGGGAGAATTAACTCCCTCGGGGAAATCAATGCAGCGCTGCGGTCAGGCCACTCGCGACGATCAAGCCCAGAACAATAATGGTAGTTACTAACGAAAATTTCAGATCGGTGCTCATCAAGTTTTCTCCTTTTTATTCCCACACAAAAAGTGATATTGCGCATTTTTACACACTTGAAAGCAAAAATCTCTCACGATTTATATTGATAACTGCTTTTAACTCTTCCCCTTTTCGTTAAGATCAGACAAAATTCCACGCTTACTTGATTAGCGTACCGGCCATTGACCCCTTCCTGACGTTCCGTGTCGTTTTCCCGGCGTGCCGCAACCCTTACGTTGCGCTAAGGGTGTGTAAAGGCAAACGTTTACCTGGAGTATTCTCAGGAGCTTAGGATATGGTCTGGAGTGAGATGTAATGGCAACAATTAAAGATGTAGCGAAGCGAGCAAACGTTTCCACTACAACCGTATCACACGTAATTAACAAAACGCGCTTTGTCGCGGAAGAAACGCGTAATGCTGTCTGGGCGGCGATCAAAGAGCTGCACTATTCTCCGAGCGCAGTGGCACGCAGCCTGAAGGTGAATCACACCAAGTCTATTGGCTTGTTGGCCACCAGCAGCGAAGCGGCCTATTTCGCTGAAATTATCGAAGCCGTTGAGAAAAACTGTTTCCAGAAAGGCTATACCCTGATTCTGGGTAACGCATGGAACAGTCTCGAAAAACAGCAGGCCTATCTGTCGATGATGGCGCAAAAGCGCGTTGATGGTCTGCTGGTGATGTGTTCCGAGTATCCGGAGCCGCTGCTGACGATGCTCGAAGAGTATCGCCATATTCCGATGGTCGTCATGGACTGGGGCGAAGCAAAAGCCGACTTTACCGATACGGTCATTGATAACGCCTTCGAAGGCGGTTACATGGCAGGTCGGTATCTGGTAGAACGTGGTCATCGTGAGATTGGCGTGATCCCTGGCCCAATGGAACGTAACACCGGAGCCGGGCGTCTGGCTGGTTTTATGAAAGCGATGGAAGAAGCGCTGATTAAAGTGCCTGAAAACTGGATTGTGCAGGGCGATTTTGAACCTGAGTCCGGCTATCGCGCCATGCAGCAAATTTTGTCACAGTCGCATCGTCCGACCGCCGTCTTCTGTGGTGGCGATATTATGGCGATGGGTGCACTGTGCGCCGCTGACGAGATGGGACTGCGCGTACCGCAGGATGTCTCGCTTATCGGGTACGACAACGTGCGCAACGCCCGCTTCTTCACGCCGGCCCTGACGACTATTCACCAGCCGAAAGATTCGCTGGGTGAAACGGCCTTCAACATGTTGTTAGACCGTATCGTGAATAAGCGCGAAGAGTCACAATCTATCGAGGTGCATCCGCGTCTGGTAGAACGCCGCTCGGTTGCCGACGGCCCGTTCCGCGATTACCGCCGCTAAGCCTGTTGCGCGGGGGCCTCATCTGGCTCCCGCAGCCATTCCTTGTTCAACGTTTCACTATCCCCTAAATAATCCAGCAGCCAGCTCAATGCCGGCGACGTATCGTTCTGTTGCCATGTCAGGCAGCATGCGGCATCAGGAAATGGATTCTCCAACTGTAGCGCAACCCATTTGCCGCTATCGATCCACGGTTTGGCAAAATGCGTCGGTACCATGCCGACGCACAACCCTGCAGACAAACAGGTAGCGGAAGATTCCCAG
It encodes:
- a CDS encoding MFS transporter, which codes for MKLNFPLLALAIGAFGIGTTEFSPMGLLPVIAKGVDVSIPAAGMLISAYAVGVMVGAPLMTLLLSHRARRNALIFLMAIFTLGNVLSAISPDYTTLMLSRILTSLNHGAFFGLGSVVAASVVPKHKQASAVATMFMGLTIANIGGVPAATWLGETIGWRMSFMATAGLGVIAMVSLFFSLPKGGAGERPDVRSELAVLMRPQVLSALLTTVLGAGAMFTLYTYISPVLHTITHATPAFVTGMLVLIGVGFSIGNYFGGKLADRSVNGTLKGFLLLLMVIMLAIPLLARNELGAAVSMVVWGAATFAVVPPLQMRVMRVASEAPGLSSSVNIGAFNLGNALGAAAGGAVISGGLGYSFVPVMGAIVAGLALLLVFISARKQPEEVCTATH
- the ynhF gene encoding stress response protein YnhF translates to MSTDLKFSLVTTIIVLGLIVASGLTAALH
- the purR gene encoding HTH-type transcriptional repressor PurR produces the protein MATIKDVAKRANVSTTTVSHVINKTRFVAEETRNAVWAAIKELHYSPSAVARSLKVNHTKSIGLLATSSEAAYFAEIIEAVEKNCFQKGYTLILGNAWNSLEKQQAYLSMMAQKRVDGLLVMCSEYPEPLLTMLEEYRHIPMVVMDWGEAKADFTDTVIDNAFEGGYMAGRYLVERGHREIGVIPGPMERNTGAGRLAGFMKAMEEALIKVPENWIVQGDFEPESGYRAMQQILSQSHRPTAVFCGGDIMAMGALCAADEMGLRVPQDVSLIGYDNVRNARFFTPALTTIHQPKDSLGETAFNMLLDRIVNKREESQSIEVHPRLVERRSVADGPFRDYRR